TGCCCGGCAGCGCACGCAGGCGCCGGCAGACCTCCAGTCCGTCCATGTCGGGCAGCATCAGATCCAGGATCACCAGGTCGGGCAGGGTCTGTGCGCCCGGGGTCTCCACCCGGGCGAGGCCTGCCGCGGCGTTGTCCACGTGCTCGACCTGCAGCGCCGATTGCTGCAGGTACTGCACCACCATCTGCGCGAGGCGGTGGTCGTCTTCGATCATCAACAGCTGTGCGCTCATGGCCTTATCCTGCGTGCCTGCCTTCTCGCGGTGTTGAAGCCAGTGTAAAGCCGGAGTAAAAGATGACTTCTGGATTGATAGCTGGAGGCGCTTGCCGGACAAGCGCTGCAGGCCGATTTGTGCAATTTGCCGTGAGGCTGGGCATGGCGCTGCTTGCGGCGGCCCTGCCGGGCTGCGCCGCGCCACCGACGCCGGGCACGGGCCTGGTCGACAGCCTCGGACTGCGCTTCGTCGCCATTGCCGCAGGGGAGTTCCTCATGGGCAGCGATGAAGACCCGGGGCAGCTGGCCCGGGTCTATCCGCATGCCGAGATGCGCCGCCTGCGCGGCCTGGCCGACGAAGCGCCGGTGCACCGCGTGCGCATCACGCGCACCTTCTGGATGGGCAAGACCGAGGTCACCGTGGGGCAGTTTCGCCGCTTCGTGCAGCGCTCGGGCTACGTGCCCGAATCGGTGCGCGATGGCACGGGCGGCTATGGCTACAACCCGGCCTACGACGCCGCGCGCAGCCCGCGCCATGACGCCTTCGAGGGGCGTGATCCGCGCTATTCCTGGCAGAACCCGGGCTTTGCGCAGACCGACGCGCACCCGGTGGTGAACGTGAGCTACAACGACGCGCTTGCCATGGCCCGCTGGCTGAGCAAGCAGGAAGGCGTGGCCTATCGCCTGCCCACCGAGGCCGAATGGGAGTACGCCGCGCGTGCCGGCACGCGCACGCGCTACCCGGCGGGCGACGAGCTGGACGCGCTGCTGGCCAGCGCCAACACCTTCGCGCGCGAAACCGCGCAGCTCTGGCCGCAGTGGCGGGACGAGGCCGCGCCGGGTGAAGACGGCTTTGTCTTCACCGCGCCGGTGGCCAGCTTGGCGCCCAATGCCTGGGGCCTGTACGACATGATCGGCAACGCCTGGGAGTGGTGCGCGGACTGGTATGGCGAGGACTATTACGCGCGCTCGCCCCTCGACGACCCCCAGGGCCCGGGCGAAGGCCAGGTGCGCGTGCGCCGCGGCGGCTCCTGGCACACCTGGCCGCTGTATGCGCGCGTGGCGTTTCGCAACTGGAACACGCCGCAGACGCGCTATGTGCTGGTGGGCTTTCGGCTGGTGCGCGAGGGTGGTGCCAGTGCCGCCTTGCAGCCCGATCAGGCGCAGGCTGCCGCGTCTGCGGCGGCGCAGACTGGAGGCGCCGGCTCCGCGCAGGCGATGCGGTCGCGCCCGAGGCGCTTGGCGCGGTAGAGCGCATCGTCGCTGCGCTTGAGCAAGGCGCCGCACGCCTCGTCGCCGCCCAGCAGCGCCACACCGATCGAGACCGTCACCGCGACGCGGACGCCGCCCTCCAGGGTGAGCGCCGCGTCCGCCACCGCCGCACGCAGGCGCTCGAGCAGGCGCCGGCCTTGCTCGGGCGTGGTATCCACGAGCATCAGCACGAATTCTTCCCCACCCCAGCGCGCCAGCACGTCGCTTGCGCGCAGGCTTTTTTGCGCCGCGGCGGCAAAGGCCTTGAGCACCTGATCGCCGACCGCATGCCCGTGGGTGTCGTTGATCTGCTTGAAATGGTCCAGGTCCAGCTGCGCAAGCAGCAAGGGGCGCCGGCTGCGCTGGGCGCTCAGGCAGGCCACGCGCAACGCCTCCTGCATGTAGCGGCGATTGGGCAGGCCGGTGAGTTCGTCGCGCGTGGCCAGCGCGTGGATGTGGCGCACGGCGCTGGCCAGCTCCTGCTTCTGGCGCTTGAGCAGCTGGCGCATGGCGCGGATGCGCAGCGCCAGCACCGTGCTGCTGGTCAGCACCACGATGACGGCCAGCATGTAGACCGTGGCCAGCGCCGGGGCCGGGGCGTCCTGCGTGCCCCACTGGATCACCGCGCCGGCCACCGCATACAGCGTCAGGCTGTAGGCGAGCAGCGCCTTGATCTGGCGCTCGCTGAGGTTGAACACGCCAAACACCATCACCAGAGCGAGCAGCGGCAGCACGATGCCGCGCGCCTGCCCCGCGATCACGTAGGCGGCGGCGTTGCTCGTGAAGGCGGCGCCGATCTGCACCGCGGTGAAGGCCGGGTCGCGCCAGCGGCGCGTGCGGCCGCTGCGGATCAGCGCAAAGCAGACCAGCGCCCACAGGCCGCTTGCCAAGGCCCACCAGTGCACCGGCCGGGCCTGCGCCAGATCGGCGGCGGCCACCCATTCCATGGACACGATGCTCGCCGCCATCACGGCGCAGGTCAGCAGCGTGAGCGCCAGCGGTCGGCGCAGCCGCGCGTCGCTGCCGAGCAGCACGCGCCGCATGCCAGCACCAAGGCTGACTCGCCCTGCGGGCCCGGCCTGCATTTGTCCTGTGTCTCCCCTTGACCGCGTGTGCGGCGGGGTACTGTAGGCCTTTGCCGCGGATTTGCCTAGTAGTCAGCCGCTGGTAAGGGGGATCGGCTAGCGCAGGTCTGCGCGCGTGCCGCCAGCGCCACCAGCACCAGCACCGGCAAGCCCAGCAGCGCCGTGCCGATGAAAAACGGCCCATAGCCGTGGGCATCGACGAACTGCCCCGAAAAGCCCGCCAGCCATTTGGGCAGCAGCAGCATCATCGAGGAGAACAGCGCGTACTGCGTGGCCGAATAGCGCACGTTGGTCAGGCCCGACAGGTAGGCGATGAAGGCGGCCGAGGCAATGCCACCCGCGAGGTTGTCGGCCGAGATCACGCCGATCAGGCCGGTGAGGTCGTGCCCGCGCGTGGCCAGCCAGGCGAACAGCAGGTTGCTGGCGGCCGAGAGCACCGCGCCGAGCATGAGCACGCGCATCACGCCCAGGCGCATCGAGAGCACGCCGCCCATGAAGGCGCCGGCCAGCGTCATCACCACGCCGAAGACCTTGGTGACGGCCGCCACCTCGTCCTTGGTGTAGCCCATGTCCACGTAGAAGGGGTTGGCCATGATGCCCATCACCACGTCGCTGATGCGGTAGATGGCGATGAGCGCCAGGATCAGCGCCGCCTGCCAGCGGTAGCGCTGGATGAAGTCGGCAAAGGGTGCGAGCACGGCGCCCCTGAGCCATTCGCCCAGGTTCTTCGCCGGCGCGAGCGGGCGCGGCGCGGGCTCGGGCGAGAGCAGCACGGTGAGCGTGCCGACCAGCATCGACGCGGCCATGACCAGGTAGGCGGCGCGCCAGGCGGCGAGCTGGTAGCCGCCCGCGTCCGCGACCTCGGCGCGCGCCGCAATCCACAACACGCCAGCGCCGGCCCAGATCATCGCGAGCCGGTAGCCCGTCTGGTAGGTGGCCGCCAGCGCCGCCTGGCGGTCGGTGTCGGCCGATTCGATGCGAAACGCGTCCAGCGCGATGTCCTGGGTGGCCGAGCCAAACGCCACCAGCAGCGCAAACCACACCATGGGTCCGAGCGCCTCGCGCGGATCGACCAGTGCCATGCCCACGAGGCCCGCGACCACCACGCCCTGCGCCAGCAGCAGCCAGCTGCGCCGGCGCCCGAGCAGGCGCGTGAGCCCGGGCAGCGCCAGCCGGTCCACCAGCGGCGACCAGGCCCACTTGAAGGCATAGGCAAGGCCCACCCAGGAGAGGTAGCCGATGGTGGTGCGGTCGATGCCCGCCTCGCGCAGTCGAAACGACAGCGTGCCCAGCACCAGCAGCAGCGGCAGCCCGGCGGCAAAACCCAGCGTGAGCATGCGCAGGCTGGCGGGCTCCAGATAGACGCGCCAGGCGGCAAGCCAGGAGCGGCGCCCGCCCGATGCGGGCGTGGAGGCTGAAGCGGGAGGGGGACTGGACATGGGCGTGAACCGGCGCGGGCGGGGCCGTCCATTATCGGCAGGCGCTGGCCAGGCGCGGAGGGGCTGTGAACGGGCTGCGCCCGGCCCATGGATGTGGTTCTTTGCGTGGCGGCACGTTTTGCGCCCCGGGGGCCGTTTTTTGCGGGGTCGGTCTCGAAAGGCCTGTCACCGGCTCCGCCGGATGGAAGACCAGGCGATTGGCGCCGCCTGCGGCGAAGGCCTTGCCTGGTTCTGACGATTTCCCTGCATGTTGTCGGGCACATGCATTGCCCCAGGGCGGTCTGCATGCACCTCGCATGTCGGAGTCGGGGCAGTTCGGGGAGGGGCGGTGCTTTTTGCAGCCGGTCGCGGCGGTTATCGGCAAAAAGAGCAATGTTGCAGCCCGACGGGCTGGGCCCGACATCGATGGCAAGAGCTTGTGCAATGGTGCAGCCGGTACTTCTTTTGTCCGCTGTGGGAAATAGGGCAAATGCCTCACGAAATTTCCCGGGACGGACGGCGCACCGTATCCATCCATTTCAATCCATGATCAAGGAGATAGCATGAGAATGAGAACACTGTGGTTGCCGCTGGTCGTCGGCGCGGCCCTGGTTGCCTGCGGCGGCGGGTCCGATGGCAATGCCCTGCCGGATATCAGCGGGAAAGTGCTGACCGTGAATGGACCCATGGAGCCGGCCAAACTGGGCATTACCTTGCCGCATGAGCATATTTTCATCAACTTCGCGCCGCTCGACCATATCGTGCCGGAGCCGACGGATATCAACGTCTTGACGCCGGACAGAAACCCGGGCGGCCTGACCTATTATCCCGACGCATTGGAGGAAATTGAGCGTTTCAAGGATTTCGGCGGTGGCACGATTGTCGACGTGACGAATTTCGGCCTGTCTCGCGATCCGAACGCGCTGAAGAAAATATCGGACGAATCCGGCCTGAATGTCATCATGGGCGCGGGCGTCTATATGCGGCCATTTCACCCGGCCGACATGGACAAGGTGACGGTCGAGGAATTGACGCAAATCATCGTCGACGATGTGACGGTCGGCGCGCAGGGGACGGAGATCCGCTCCGGCGTCATCGGAGAGATCGGCCTTGGCGATTTCTCCACGCCCGACACGCTGATCGACAACGAGGTCAAGAGCGTGACCGCCGCCGCGCGCGCTTCGCGCCTGACCGGGGCGCCGATCAACCTGCACACCTTCGTGACCGAGCGGGCTGCGCACGAGGTGCTCGACATCCTGGAGAAAGAAGGCGTCGATCTGAACCACGTGACCATGTCGCACGTCGGCGGCAGCGCCAGTTTCGACATGGATGCGATCGTCAGGTTGATAGACCGCGGCGTGTACGTCGAGCGCGACTTCCTCGGGCAGGCGCCTGGCTCTGCCATGGGCGGCTCCAGGCCGGAGCAGGTCGCCGACTGGGTCGTTGAACTGGCGGCCAGGGGGGACAAGTACGCCAAGCGCATTCTGCTGTCCCATGACATCTGCATTCAGGACCAGTTGTACATGAACCAGGGCGGTGGCTACGCCTACATCCTGGAAAAGGTCGTGCCTTTGCTGGAAGGCAGGGTCAGCGCGGGCGTCATCGACGACATCCTCAAGAACAACCCGCAGCGCGCGCTGGCTTTCACCAGGCCGCAAGAGCTGCGCAAGAGCTGAGGCGCTTGCGCGAACAGGTGCCCCGCGAGGGGCGCGGCACCTGTTCGCCGCCCGGGGCGGGCCGAGCAACTGCCCCGCATCCCGTTGGCCATCGGCGCCGCGCTGACCTTGCACGGAGCTGGGCCAGCGGCCGCGCAATGCAGGGGCCGGGTCGCGCGATCGGGATTCTCTGGCTCAATCTGGATGAAATTGGGCTCCAGCGCTTGTGGGGCAAGCGCTGAAAGCTATGGGAGAGCTAGCATTTCAGGCTGCATCAGCAAGTCCTGGCGACTCCTGGTGCGCTCTCGATTTATGGGATATTTCGCCCCTTGCCCCAGGCGTGTGCCCCATTCCCCTGTTTCATGACGACAGCCCCCACCTCCTCGCGCGGCGTTCTGCTGGTGCTGTTTGCCGCCATGCTCTGGGGCAGCACCGGCACGGCGCAGGCGCTCGCGCCCTCGGGGCTGTCGTCCTATTGGGTGGGGGCGCTGCGCGTGGCGCTGGCGGCAGGCTTCTTCGTGCTGCTGGCGCTGCGCTCGCCGGTGCAGCGCGGGCCCTGGCCGTGGACGCGGCTGCTGCTGGCGGCGGTGTGCATCGCGGCCTACAACCTCAGTTTTTTCGCCGGGGTGCGCGCCAGCGGCGTGGCGCTGGGCACGGCGATTGCCGTGGGCAGCGCGCCGATCTGGGCGGGGCTGATCCAAACCCTGGTGCAACGGCGCCTGCCGCCGCCGCTGTGGTGGCTGGGCACCCTGGTGAGCGTGGCCAGCGGCGCGCTGATGACTCTGGCGCAGGGCGAGCAGCTGCAGCTCACGCCCGCGGGCGTGGCGCTGTGCCTGACGGCGGGCCTGTCCTATGCCAGCTACACCCTGCTGAACAAGGGCCTGGTGCTGCATCTGGGCGCGGCCTGGACCAACCTCGGCGTGTTCGGCGTCGCCGGGCTGCTGTCGGTGCCGGCCGCGTGGTGGCTGAGCGGGCCGCTGCCCGCGCTCGGCGGCAGCTGGGGCGTGGTGCTGTTCCTCGGGCTGGTGAGCACGGGCCTGGCCTATCTGCTGTTTTCCAGCGGGCTGCGCCATATTTCGGGCGCCACCGGCGTGACGCTGGCCCTGGCCGAGCCGGTGACGGCCTTCGTGCTGGCGGTGCTGGTGGTCGGCGAATTTCAGCCGCTTGCTGCCTGGCTGGGGCTGGCCGGCGTGGTCGCTGGGCTGTTGATGGTGGTGCGCGCCGAGCTCAGGGCCGGCGCGGCACGATGAAGTTTCAGGGCAAGAGACAAGAAACGAAAGCAGGAAGACGGCAGATGGTGGGACGGCGCGCATTCGTGCTGGGCCTGGGCGGCCTGGGGGCGGGCTCGGCGCTCGCGCAGGTGGACGTGGGTTCGGCCTCGTCCATGGCGCGGCTGGTGCCGGCGCAGACGCTGGAGCGGGCCGCCGCCGAGCAATACGCCGAGCTGCTGGCGCAGGCGCGCCGCCAAGGGGTGCTGGCGCGCATGCAGGATCCGCAGCTGCTGCAGTTGCACGCGGTGGCGCGCAAGCTGATCCCTTTCGCCCTGCAATGGAATGAGCGCTCCCGCGCCTGGCGCTGGGAGGTCAACCTGATTCGCAGCCGCGAGGTCAACGCCTTTTGCATGCCGGGCGGCAAGATCGTCTTCCATGCCGGCATCCTCGACCGCCTGCGGCTCAGCGAGGACGAGATCGCGATGGTGATGGGCCACGAGATGGCGCATGCGCTGCGCGAGCATGCGCGCGAACGCCTGGCCAAGACGCAGGCGACGAACATCGGCATCAACCTCGGCGCCCAGCTGCTCGGGCTGGGCGACCTGGGGCGCATGGCGGCGCACCTGGGCGGGCAGCTGCTCACGCTCAAGTTCAGCCGCTCCGACGAGCGCGAGGCCGACCTGGTCGGCCTGGAGCTGGCCGCGCGCGCGGGCTACGACCCGCAGGCCGCGCTGAGCCTGTGGCGCAAGATGGGCGAGGTGAGCGGTGCGGGCGGCGCGGGTTTTCTTTCCACCCACCCGGCGGGGCCCGAGCGCATCGCCAGCCTGCAGAAGAACCTGCCCAAGGTGCAGCCGCTGTACGAGCAGGCGCGTACCCGGCAGGCGGGGCAGTAGGCAGCCTTCGAATTCCAGATCAGCCGATCGCTTTGTCGGCTTCGCTTGCCGTGCGGCAGCAGCCCTGTCTGCGCTTCGCCTTCGCGTGCCCGGTCGATCATCTGGAATCGGAATCAGGCCAGCAGCGCCTCGCCGACCTGGTGGGCGTCGGCGCTGGGCAGGGTGATGCGGCCCTCGCGCAGCGCGCGGATCAGCGCGTCGGGCGTGGCGCGGATGTGCGCTTCCAGCGCCAGCGCGGCGCGCGCGTCCTGGCCGGCCATTGCGTATTCGTAGATCTCGGTGTGCTCGGCATGCACCTCGCGCTGGCTGCCGGGCAGGTGCATGCCCACGCTGCGGTAGCGCTCGCTGTGGCGCGAGAGCAGGCGCAGCACGCGCAGCGTCCAGGGCGAGGCGTGGCCCGAGAGCAGTGCCTCGTGAAAGCGCAGGTTGAGCAGCTCCCATTCGCGCCGGCGCGCGGGCACGATGGGCTCGGCGTGCGACAGCGCGGCGTAGGCGGCCTGCACCGCCTCGCGCCAGGCGCTGTCGCCCGCCTGGATGGACTGGCGCAGCGCCTCGGTCTCGATCTGCACGCGCAGCCGGGTGATGTCTTCCAGCTCTTCCAGCGCGATCGGCGCGACGCGAAAGCCGCGCTGGCCCTCGGCGACGACGAGCGCGTCGCTCACCAGCCGGGTGATGGCCTCGCGCAGCGTGCCGGCGCTGACCTCGTAATGGTCCTTGAGGTGCTCCACGCGCAGCTTCTCGCCGGGCGCCAGGCGTCCTTCGATGATGTCGGCGCGCAGTTGTTCGTAGGCGCGCTCTATCAGCGTGCGCGCGCCGCCGTTCTGGCCGTTGGCGCCAAGGCTGTGGGGGGTGATGCTGCGTTTGGCCATGGCGCTCAGCTTTCTCGGATCTTGCTCAGGCGGTAACTCAGTTGCGCGCGCGTGAGGCCCAGCAGCCGCGCCGCCGCCGCCAGGTTGCCCTTGCTGCGCGTCACCGCTTCCTCGATCAGGCCGCGCTCCATCTGCTGCAGGCCCAGGCCCTGGCCCAGCACCTGCTCCAGCAGCGCGCCGCCCGCCGGTTTGGCCTGGGCCGAGCGCAGCCGTCCCGAGGCCTCCAGCGTATGCGCGCCGGCGCTGTCGGTGAGCCGGGCGTGCTGGGCAAACAGGTGCTGTGCCTGCAGCGGCTGGCCCACGTCGGCCAGGATCACGCCGCGCTCGATCAGGTTTTCCATCTCGCGCACATTGCCCGGCCAGGCGTATTCGCGCAGCGCCAGCAGGGCCTCGTCGGTGAAGCCGTTCACATGCTTGTCGTGCTGGCTGGCAAAGCGCTGCAGCAGGTGCTGGGCAAAGGCCTCGATGTCCTGCCTGCGCTCGCGCAGCGGCGGGATGCGGATGGGATAGACGTTGATGCGGTAGTACAGGTCTTCGCGAAAGCGCCCGGCGCGCACCGCTTCCAGCAGGTCCACATGGGTGGCGGCGACCAGGCGCACGTCCACCTGGCGCGGCTGCGAGGAGCCCAGGCGCTCCACCTGCCCGTCCTGCAGCACGCGCAAGAGCTTGGCCTGCGCCGGCAGCGGCAGCTCGCCGAGCTCA
This portion of the Comamonas flocculans genome encodes:
- a CDS encoding GntR family transcriptional regulator, coding for MAKRSITPHSLGANGQNGGARTLIERAYEQLRADIIEGRLAPGEKLRVEHLKDHYEVSAGTLREAITRLVSDALVVAEGQRGFRVAPIALEELEDITRLRVQIETEALRQSIQAGDSAWREAVQAAYAALSHAEPIVPARRREWELLNLRFHEALLSGHASPWTLRVLRLLSRHSERYRSVGMHLPGSQREVHAEHTEIYEYAMAGQDARAALALEAHIRATPDALIRALREGRITLPSADAHQVGEALLA
- a CDS encoding AmpG family muropeptide MFS transporter, translated to MSSPPPASASTPASGGRRSWLAAWRVYLEPASLRMLTLGFAAGLPLLLVLGTLSFRLREAGIDRTTIGYLSWVGLAYAFKWAWSPLVDRLALPGLTRLLGRRRSWLLLAQGVVVAGLVGMALVDPREALGPMVWFALLVAFGSATQDIALDAFRIESADTDRQAALAATYQTGYRLAMIWAGAGVLWIAARAEVADAGGYQLAAWRAAYLVMAASMLVGTLTVLLSPEPAPRPLAPAKNLGEWLRGAVLAPFADFIQRYRWQAALILALIAIYRISDVVMGIMANPFYVDMGYTKDEVAAVTKVFGVVMTLAGAFMGGVLSMRLGVMRVLMLGAVLSAASNLLFAWLATRGHDLTGLIGVISADNLAGGIASAAFIAYLSGLTNVRYSATQYALFSSMMLLLPKWLAGFSGQFVDAHGYGPFFIGTALLGLPVLVLVALAARAQTCASRSPLPAADY
- a CDS encoding DMT family transporter → MTTAPTSSRGVLLVLFAAMLWGSTGTAQALAPSGLSSYWVGALRVALAAGFFVLLALRSPVQRGPWPWTRLLLAAVCIAAYNLSFFAGVRASGVALGTAIAVGSAPIWAGLIQTLVQRRLPPPLWWLGTLVSVASGALMTLAQGEQLQLTPAGVALCLTAGLSYASYTLLNKGLVLHLGAAWTNLGVFGVAGLLSVPAAWWLSGPLPALGGSWGVVLFLGLVSTGLAYLLFSSGLRHISGATGVTLALAEPVTAFVLAVLVVGEFQPLAAWLGLAGVVAGLLMVVRAELRAGAAR
- a CDS encoding phosphotriesterase family protein, giving the protein MRTLWLPLVVGAALVACGGGSDGNALPDISGKVLTVNGPMEPAKLGITLPHEHIFINFAPLDHIVPEPTDINVLTPDRNPGGLTYYPDALEEIERFKDFGGGTIVDVTNFGLSRDPNALKKISDESGLNVIMGAGVYMRPFHPADMDKVTVEELTQIIVDDVTVGAQGTEIRSGVIGEIGLGDFSTPDTLIDNEVKSVTAAARASRLTGAPINLHTFVTERAAHEVLDILEKEGVDLNHVTMSHVGGSASFDMDAIVRLIDRGVYVERDFLGQAPGSAMGGSRPEQVADWVVELAARGDKYAKRILLSHDICIQDQLYMNQGGGYAYILEKVVPLLEGRVSAGVIDDILKNNPQRALAFTRPQELRKS
- a CDS encoding GGDEF domain-containing protein, with translation MRRVLLGSDARLRRPLALTLLTCAVMAASIVSMEWVAAADLAQARPVHWWALASGLWALVCFALIRSGRTRRWRDPAFTAVQIGAAFTSNAAAYVIAGQARGIVLPLLALVMVFGVFNLSERQIKALLAYSLTLYAVAGAVIQWGTQDAPAPALATVYMLAVIVVLTSSTVLALRIRAMRQLLKRQKQELASAVRHIHALATRDELTGLPNRRYMQEALRVACLSAQRSRRPLLLAQLDLDHFKQINDTHGHAVGDQVLKAFAAAAQKSLRASDVLARWGGEEFVLMLVDTTPEQGRRLLERLRAAVADAALTLEGGVRVAVTVSIGVALLGGDEACGALLKRSDDALYRAKRLGRDRIACAEPAPPVCAAADAAACA
- a CDS encoding M48 family metallopeptidase, whose product is MVGRRAFVLGLGGLGAGSALAQVDVGSASSMARLVPAQTLERAAAEQYAELLAQARRQGVLARMQDPQLLQLHAVARKLIPFALQWNERSRAWRWEVNLIRSREVNAFCMPGGKIVFHAGILDRLRLSEDEIAMVMGHEMAHALREHARERLAKTQATNIGINLGAQLLGLGDLGRMAAHLGGQLLTLKFSRSDEREADLVGLELAARAGYDPQAALSLWRKMGEVSGAGGAGFLSTHPAGPERIASLQKNLPKVQPLYEQARTRQAGQ
- a CDS encoding formylglycine-generating enzyme family protein; the protein is MALLAAALPGCAAPPTPGTGLVDSLGLRFVAIAAGEFLMGSDEDPGQLARVYPHAEMRRLRGLADEAPVHRVRITRTFWMGKTEVTVGQFRRFVQRSGYVPESVRDGTGGYGYNPAYDAARSPRHDAFEGRDPRYSWQNPGFAQTDAHPVVNVSYNDALAMARWLSKQEGVAYRLPTEAEWEYAARAGTRTRYPAGDELDALLASANTFARETAQLWPQWRDEAAPGEDGFVFTAPVASLAPNAWGLYDMIGNAWEWCADWYGEDYYARSPLDDPQGPGEGQVRVRRGGSWHTWPLYARVAFRNWNTPQTRYVLVGFRLVREGGASAALQPDQAQAAASAAAQTGGAGSAQAMRSRPRRLAR